Below is a window of Mucilaginibacter sp. PAMC 26640 DNA.
AACAAAAGATCACCGAGTTTCAAAAGAAATTCCATACCAAGATCATCTGCGTAACGCGCGGTGCACATGGGGCTATTGTTTGGAATGACTATCAATTTTATGAGCACCCTGGCTTTACAATAGAAGTAGCAGATACAGTTGGGGCTGGCGACTCATTCCTGGCAACTTTTATTACCGGCTTACTTAATGATACCCCGATGCAGCCATTAATTGTAAAAGCATGTGCAGTTGGCGCGTACGTTACCACACAACGTGGTGCCAACCCGGTTTATAAAGTAGAAGAGGTGGTAGCGCAGTTTTCCTGATCGTTAACGGTCCTTTCGCCACTCAGAGCATTGGCATTTTGTGAAACGTTATCCGATCAAGGCTGGATGATAAACTTCGCCCTGATGGGACTGCGATACTATCAGCTTTTTAATTGGCGAAGCTAGTTGTGAAAGAGGTTGAGGTGAAAAGGTTAAAGTAAACTTACGCCCTGATTGAATTGCATCAACCAAACGATGGTCAAATCTCTACTTCTGTCATTTCAGGATAACAATTACATGATATTGAATTTTAGGCTAAACTTTTGACTGAATTAATCCGTTACTTTATACTAAGAAAGGGTACAACATGCGCGGTTACGGATTTTCGAAGTTTAAACCCAACCAGATCCCTAAAGGCGGATTTGAAGAATTACTAAAGCTATTTCTGGAGTTGCTTAACTACACCGCCGGTGATGCCGGCGAAGCTTTGGCCTGGCTTAATGAATTGGATAAGCAGTATAACCTTACCAATGATGAGTATGGCATGGGAGATTTTATTGATGAGTTGAAGCAAAAAGGCTATCTGGATGACGACAAGCAGGGAGGCGGTTTTAATATCACCGCTAAAACTGAACAGAGCATTCGCCAGTCGGCATTGGAAGAGATCTTCGGCAAACTCAAAAAGTCAGGCAAGGGCAACCATCGTTCACCGCAAAGCGGGCAGGGTGATGAAAAAAACGCCGAACGCCGCGAATTTGAATTTGGCGATAGCCTGGACCAGATAGATATGACCCAGTCCATCCAGAATGCACAGGTTAACCACGGTATCGGTGGCGATTTCATGATGACCGAAAAAGATTTGGAAGTGGAGGAAATGGATTACAAAACCCTTACTTCTACGGTGTTGATGATCGACATTTCGCATTCTATGATCTTATACGGCGAAGATCGGATTACCCCGGCAAAGAAGGTGGCAATGGCCCTGGCAGAACTCATTCGCACTAAATATCCTAAAGACACTTTGGATATTGTTGTATTTGGAAATGATGCCTGGCCAATTACCTTACAGGATCTGCCCTATTTACAGGTTGGGCCATATCATACCAATACCTACGCCGGACTGGAACTTGCAACAGATCTGCTTCGACGCCGTAAAACGCACAACAAGCAAATCTTCATGATCACTGATGGTAAGCCTACTTGTTTAAAAGAGGGCACAAAGTACTACAAGAACAGCATTGGTCTGGATAGAAAAGTGGTGAACAAAACGCTGAACATGGCTGCACAATGTAAGAGGTTAAAAATCCCTATCACTACATTTATGATTGCTAAAGATCCATACCTGCAGCAATTCGTTCGCCAATTTACTGAAACCAATGGCGGCAAGGCTTTTTACAGCTCCCTAAACAACTTAGGTGAATATATTTTTGAGGATTACGCTAAGAACAGAAGGAAGAACGTAAGATAGGCGAGCCCTCCAGCCCCCTGAAGGGGAAGTTTTTGAAAAGCTAAATAGAGTTAAAATAAATTCGTTGCAATCACCCTGAAACCGGTGAAATCAAAATTGAATATGAGCAAATTACTAAATATAAAAACACTTGGTCAGCTAAAGCAAACGGGCTATGTAAGCCGCTCTGTAAAAGACGAGTTGCGTGCAAATCTGATCACCCAGTTACAAAATAAAGAAGGCGGTTTTGAAGGCATAGTAGGTTTTGAAGATACGGTAATTCCGGATCTGCAAACTGCTATTTTATCCCGCCATAACATCCTGCTATTAGGCTTACGCGGGCAGGCTAAAACACGCATAGCCCGGCTGTTGGTCAATCTTTTAGACGAATATGTGCCGTATATCCAAGGGTCTGAGTTGTTTGATGATCCATTGGCACCAATTAGCTGGTTTGGCCACAATACTATAGAACGTAACGGCGACGATACGCCGATTGCCTGGGTACACCGCAGTGAGCGTTACACCGAAAAACTGGCAACGCCGGATGTTACCGTTGCGGATTTAATCGGTGACGTAGACCCTATTAAAGCAGCTACGATGAAGCTAACGTACTCTGATGAGCGCGTTATCCATTTCGGCTTGATCCCTAGGGCGCACAGAGGTATTTTTGTGATCAACGAATTACCCGATCTGCAGGCACGTATCCAGGTTTCCTTGTTCAACATTTTGCAGGAACGCGATATCCAGATCCGTGGTTTTAAACTGCGTTTGCCTTTAGATCTTCAGTTTGTATTTACGGCAAATCCGGAAGATTACACTAATCGTGGTTCGATTGTAACCCCCCTGAAAGATCGTATTGAGAGCCAGATCCTAACACATTATCCCCGCACCGTAGAAATCTCCCGCAAAATAACCCAGCAGGAAGCCCTGCTGACCCAAGAGCAGCGCAGTGCAGTTGAAGCAGATGGCCTAGTAAAAGATTTGGTGGAGCACATTGCATTCGAGGCTAGGGCATCAGAATATATCGATAAAAAATCAGGTGTATCAGCACGTTTAACAATTTCTGCCTATGAAAACCTGATCAGTAATGCAGAGCGCAGGATGATCATGAACGGAGAGACATCAACCTTTGTGAGAATCTCTGATTTCTTGGGTGTTATTCCTGCTATTACCGGTAAAATAGAGTTGGTTTATGAAGGCGAGCTGGAAGGGCCTGGCAAGGTGGCAAATATCCTTATTGGTAAAGCCATTAAAACGCTGCTATTACAATTTTTCCCCGATCCGGAGAAAGCCAAAAAAGCAAAAGCACCAAATCCATACGCGGAGATCGTTAACTGGTTCGGCGACGGTAATACTATTTCCTTAGTGGATGACCTGCCGATACAGGAGTATAAAAAATTATTGAATGCTGTACCTGGCTTAAAAGAGTTGGTTAAAAAATTTCATCCGCGTTTGAGCGAAAACCAGCAGTTGCTGTTGATGGAATTTATACTTCACGGATTGGCCGAATTCTCACAATTGAACAAGGGATTTTTAGATAACGGCTTCGCTTTTTCGGATATGTTTAACAGCCTGTTTAACATGCAGCCGGATGATGAAGATTTGGATAGTGATGACGACCGTTATTAGCCCTATAGTTCACCAGTCTGATTACTAATGCAGGGGCTCATCGTATCCATTTTTATTACTTTTGTTCTATTAGCAATAGATTATTATATCCTGCGAGGACTACAAACCGCCTTCGGTAAAAGAAAATTTGTCCACAGTACGTGGTTTAAATTCTTTTACTGGGCGGCTTCTGCCTTTTTAATACTGGCGTTATTTAGTAGTATCTATATAAAAATGGGCGGGGTGGGTGTTCGTGGCGCACTGCTGTTCCTGTTTTTCATCCTTTTTATATTCAAGATATTCTATGTGCTGTTTATTTTGGCAGATGACTTGCGAAGGTTTATTATTTACCTGAGGCGCAACGGGAAGCAAAAGGAAAGCGTAGTATCTCCCCCATCGGCACAAAAAGAGACTGTTGCTTTTGGTTCAATTCCCCGGTCTGAATTTCTGATGAAAGCCGGGCTGCTTGCCGGGGCTATTCCTCTTTATGCGATCAAGCATAACATGAGCAAAGGTTTGTATGATTATCAGTTGGAGGAGGTAACATTGTACTTGCCAAATCTTCCTAAGGCCTTTGACGGTATGCGGATCGGCCAGATCTCTGATATACACTCCGGCAGTTTTCATAGCAAATGGCAGATGAAAGCAGGTATTGAACTACTGTTAAAGCAAAAAGCGGAGGTGATATTCTTCACCGGCGATTTAGTTAACGGCCTGACATGGGAAGTAAAACAATACATGGATATTTTCAACAAGGTGCGTGCCCCGCTTGGTGTTTATTCTGTACTAGGTAACCATGACTATGGTGATTACGGCAAATGGCCCTCACCCGCCGACAAAGCAAAAAACTTTTCTGATATGATAGCCGCACATAAAGAACTCGGCTGGGACCTTTTAATAGACGAGAATCGCCGATTAAAGGTAGGAAACGAAGAAATTGGATTGCTGGGCATTGGAAACTGGGGAGAAATGAGTCGTTTCCCAAAATATGGCCGGATGGATAAGGCTATAAAAAATACCGATGATTTACCCGTAAAACTGTTGCTATCTCACGATCCATCACACTGGCGGGCCCAGGTGATTCCGGAGTATCCGCAAGTTGATGTAATGTTTTCCGGCCATACCCATGGAATGCAATTTGGCGTGCGTACGCCAGACATCAAGTGGAGCCCAATTGAATATGTCTATTCCGAATGGGCCGGTCTGTATCGTGAAGCACATCAGCAAATTTACGTAAACGTAGGGTATGGTTTTTTAGGGTATCCGGGGAGAATTGGAATACTGCCGGAGATTACGATATTTACGTTAAAGGCCACCGCTGATCCTTCGTTCAAAGCATGAATAAATCCGCGGACCAGCCAATACGGTATCAATGAAAAAACTACTCCGGTCTGCTTTTGATTTTATCCTTTTTAGTAACCTGTTCATGTCGTTTTGTGCTGTAGCGCAAGCACTGGTTACTTTCCATTTAATCGGCTCGAAACCCGTACCGTCCGTTCTGGCCTTACTTTTCACGTCTACATTAGGTATTTACAACTTCAGTATCCTTCTTACCAGGCCGACTAAACCAGAAGAATCCACTTACAGAAGAGTGCGATGGTTTTTCGCGCACAACCGCCTGATGGTCACTTTTACCATCGTATCGCTGCTCTCGCTTATACCCTTATTTTTCCTGCTTTCACTGGAGTCGAGGATCCTGCTCATTTTCCTATCCATTCTTTCTTTCTGCTATAGTATTCCCTTATTTACCGTTGGCGGGCACAAGTTCGGGCTGCGTAATATTCCGGGTTTAAAAGCGCTCCTCATCACCCTGGTTTGGACACTCAGTTGTGTGTTACTCCCTATTTTTGAAGCCGAAAACCAGCACCTTGCAGATGTTTCCATGCGGGATACGATGATCCTGATAGCGAAACGTTTTCTATTGATAGGCGCACTGACCGTACCCTTTGATATCCGCGATTTGTTCCATGACCGCCAATCGGGTTTAAAAACCATTCCCGTGGCATGGGGCGAAAAAAACGCATATTTTTTTTGCCAGCTATTGCTCGGCGGTTATGTCATGCTGCTTTTCCTGTTTCGGAATAATGGCTTTAACCGCGACTTTTTTGCCTTAACCATAACCGCGACATTAATGGGCTGGCTTATTTTCCGCTCCAAATGGGAGAAGAATGAGTATTACTATTTCTTTTGTTTAGATGGGGTATTAGTGCTGCAATATGTTGCCCTGGTGATTTTTAATTTGTGGTGAAATTCTCAACTGTTTTAATTTTTAGCAATGATAAACTTTCTACATTTTAAATTTATTGGGATATGCCTTTTTTCAAATTAGAGTTGCAAAACAGCAGCAGCCGTTCAAATAAGCATAGACAGGGCCGGTTATGGTAGCGTATCTTATTAGCATTAACTAAGATTTCCCTAAATACAACAAATTAGCTTTTACTATGTATAACCCATTTAATGGCAAGCAATTACGATAATTCCGCCTTTTTTTACGATGAACTATCGCGCCTGGTTTTTGGTGAAGCCTTAGTAAAAGCGCAAACCTACTTTTTGCCGCACATCCCCCCCAATTGTAGTTTATTGGTCATTGGTGGAGGCACCGGCTGGATATTGGAAGAAATTGCAAAAGTGCACTCATCTGGCTTGAAAATTTCCTATGTAGAGATCTCGTCCAAAATGATGGCCCTTTCCCGCCGAAGAAATGCAGGTGGCAATAAGATATCATTTATCAACCAGGCAG
It encodes the following:
- a CDS encoding magnesium chelatase yields the protein MSKLLNIKTLGQLKQTGYVSRSVKDELRANLITQLQNKEGGFEGIVGFEDTVIPDLQTAILSRHNILLLGLRGQAKTRIARLLVNLLDEYVPYIQGSELFDDPLAPISWFGHNTIERNGDDTPIAWVHRSERYTEKLATPDVTVADLIGDVDPIKAATMKLTYSDERVIHFGLIPRAHRGIFVINELPDLQARIQVSLFNILQERDIQIRGFKLRLPLDLQFVFTANPEDYTNRGSIVTPLKDRIESQILTHYPRTVEISRKITQQEALLTQEQRSAVEADGLVKDLVEHIAFEARASEYIDKKSGVSARLTISAYENLISNAERRMIMNGETSTFVRISDFLGVIPAITGKIELVYEGELEGPGKVANILIGKAIKTLLLQFFPDPEKAKKAKAPNPYAEIVNWFGDGNTISLVDDLPIQEYKKLLNAVPGLKELVKKFHPRLSENQQLLLMEFILHGLAEFSQLNKGFLDNGFAFSDMFNSLFNMQPDDEDLDSDDDRY
- a CDS encoding DNA mismatch repair protein MutT, which encodes MQGLIVSIFITFVLLAIDYYILRGLQTAFGKRKFVHSTWFKFFYWAASAFLILALFSSIYIKMGGVGVRGALLFLFFILFIFKIFYVLFILADDLRRFIIYLRRNGKQKESVVSPPSAQKETVAFGSIPRSEFLMKAGLLAGAIPLYAIKHNMSKGLYDYQLEEVTLYLPNLPKAFDGMRIGQISDIHSGSFHSKWQMKAGIELLLKQKAEVIFFTGDLVNGLTWEVKQYMDIFNKVRAPLGVYSVLGNHDYGDYGKWPSPADKAKNFSDMIAAHKELGWDLLIDENRRLKVGNEEIGLLGIGNWGEMSRFPKYGRMDKAIKNTDDLPVKLLLSHDPSHWRAQVIPEYPQVDVMFSGHTHGMQFGVRTPDIKWSPIEYVYSEWAGLYREAHQQIYVNVGYGFLGYPGRIGILPEITIFTLKATADPSFKA